A genomic segment from Spinacia oleracea cultivar Varoflay chromosome 3, BTI_SOV_V1, whole genome shotgun sequence encodes:
- the LOC110795283 gene encoding protein FAR1-RELATED SEQUENCE 5-like, translating into MVNYRSIDQGTFERVIINDNARISINRNFSAQVLERVGEDGTLLNAFWSDARSRDSYKYFGDVITFDTTFSLNRFRMPFAPFIGINHHGSSIIFGAALITHEDTETFVWVFEQFLKCMGTKPKGICTDQCRAIGRVVEVVFPSVPHIFCLWHLLQNAMKNLGTNANWKDIDRLIHTTVHDMMDQEEFYEAWCIIMDKYGLREAGWMKEQYETRSQWAPAYCRGTFWAGMSSTQRSEGLNRFFKTQVNLQCGLLTFVKRYEQALKIKAAEEADNNLKTREKPLKFNKTILAEYVFQKSYTNAMFAKVKKECEGLLHTNFTKKDYALGSAVFYVAVERFPTVIRRKKVRTFDVTCDKVNGEFSCSCKLFEFRGILCRHIICAMSIEDVEFIPEKYILQRWKKDARSYENIKVSYYDPEESAVEMKATDKIRLTLEDLVGIRKTGELGDESKPWWDLASRSVFGRRRLRPRENNERELVRNAQPAEEDEGCIKTPMDKRRTGRGKTRRTTVLCDKRRKVPDAAVAEEIATKERRVFRKVSRTVHHPFTRFLICQNYKQPNGCSFFEWIDNPHPIELSIEMVNVIKRNKDLEEDASDQKKKILVQSCVILFILATLILVILCKCK; encoded by the exons ATGGTTAACTATAGAAGTATTGATCAAGGAACGTTTGAGAGAGTGATCATCAATGATAATGCGAGAATTAGCATAAATAGGAACTTCAGTGCACAGGTTCTTGAGCGTG TTGGTGAAGATGGGACGTTGTTGAATGCTTTCTGGTCTGATGCCCGGAGCAGAGATTCCTATAAATACTTTGGAGATGTAATAACATTCGACACAACCTTCTCTCTGAACAG GTTCCGTATGCCCTTTGCACCCTTTATCGGTATCAACCACCACGGATCATCGATAATATTTGGGGCTGCATTAATCACGCACGAAGACACAGAAACTTTTGTATGGGTGTTTGAGCAATTTCTGAAGTGCATGGGTACGAAACCAAAAGGAATTTGTACAGATCAGTGTAGGGCGATTGGTAGAGTAGTGGAGGTTGTGTTCCCCAGTGTCCCGCACATATTTTGTTTATGGCATCTCCTCCAGAATGCCATGAAGAACCTGGGAACCAATGCCAATTGGAAAGATATTGACCGTTTAATACATACAACTGTCCATGATATGATGGATCAGGAAGAATTTTATGAAGCTTGGTGTATAATAATGGATAAATATGGTCTAAGGGAAGCAGGTTGGATGAAGGAGCAATATGAAACAAGGAGTCAATGGGCGCCCGCGTATTGTAGAGGCACTTTTTGGGCTGGGATGTCTTCCACGCAGAGGAGTGAAGGTTTGAATAGGTTTTTTAAAACTCAAGTTAATTTACAATGTGGATTGCTTACATTTGTGAAACGGTACGAGCAAGCTTTGAAAATTAAAGCCGCGGAGGAAGcagataataatttaaaaacaaGGGAAAAACCTCTGAAGTTTAACAAGACAATACTAGCGGAGTACGTTTTCCAGAAGTCGTACACAAATGCAATGTTTGCGAAGGTGAAGAAAGAGTGTGAAGGTTTGCTTCACACAAATTTTACGAAGAAAGACTATGCACTGGGGTCAGCAGTATTCTACGTAGCTGTTGAAAGGTTCCCCACTGTAATTCGGCGGAAAAAAGTCAGGACCTTCGACGTGACATGTGATAAGGTTAATGGTGAATTTTCTTGCTCGTGCAAATTGTTTGAGTTTAGAGGTATATTATGCAGACACATAATCTGTGCCATGTCCATTGAAGACGTTGAATTTATCCCAGAAAAGTACATCCTACAGCGCTGGAAGAAAGACGCGAGGTCGTATGAGAACATAAAGGTGTCCTACTATGATCCAGAAGAATCCGCAGTGGAGATGAAG GCCACGGATAAAATTAGGCTGACTCTGGAGGATTTAGTTGGAATACGGAAGACTGGGGAGCTTGGGGATGAATCAAAACCGTGGTGGGATCTCGCATCACGTAGTGTATTTGGGCGTCGTAGATTACGTCCAAGGGAGAACAATGAAAGAGAACTTGTACGAAATGCACAACCTGCTGAAGAAGATGAAGGATGCATAAAAACCCCTATGGATAAGCGACGAACGGGCAGGGGGAAGACTAGACGAACAACGGTCTTATGTGATAAGCGTAGGAAGGTGCCAGATGCGGCTGTTGCCGAGGAAATAGCTACAAAGGAG CGTCGGGTCTTTCGGAAGGTGTCAAGGACTGTACATCATCCGTTCACGAGGTTCTTGATATGCCAAAATTACAAGCAGCCTAATGGTTGTTCCTTTTTTGAGTGGATTGATAATCCACACCCTATTGAGCTAAGTATTGAAATGGTGAACGTGATTAAGAGGAACAAAGATCTGGAGGAAGATGCATCTGACCAGAAGAAGAAGATATTGGTACAGAGCTgtgtaattttatttatacttgcTACTTTGATTTTGGTTATTTTGTGTAAGTGTAAGTGA